The Mesorhizobium sp. NBSH29 genome has a segment encoding these proteins:
- a CDS encoding ComEC/Rec2 family competence protein — protein sequence MARETAEAAISETQERAFFAPDGFPVPAAPTTTRPEPAALETAATAHAQGGGRLDVVPSAMSSVWRIVPALKTDLVLEEERGTFFLFIPVFLAVGVIAYFTAVGEPEFYALWSSVLALAALALVAGGQPILRLALTIALIVLLGVLAAKLEVWRTGTKIIGSDITTRVMGHVVLVEPQPSGRVRLTIDVAATERPTLRYAPDRIRVTARAMPEGLQAGSAVAGVVRLLPPTGPVRPGSYDFSFQSYFSGIGASGFFLIGPELDVRALKQAGWRTNALTFVENTRKGLAARIADGIGGVEGQIAAALVVGVRSGIPEPVNEAMRRTGLAHILSISGLHMALVAATVMGLLRGIFALFPGFASRYPVKKFAAGAALVAISAYLFVSGAAVAAERSYIMLAVMLTALLFDRAALTMRNLAIAALFVVARSPHEVMGPSFQMSFAATAALIGGYAAWSGRQRTPTHSAIDTAHLPLPYRMARKALFYAGGLALTSLIAGTATTLFGIYHFQRISPLSLAANLAAMPVVSAIVMPSAVIGMVAMPFGLDGYVFAVMGKGLSAMLAIANWFSERSPIDAVGLIPAGSVAVMTVALVLATLSSTRLRLTALPFLAVGLFMASSRQLPDVLISEDARLVGVRLGDGELAVNRNRPSAFAMENWQRALDTPDITRPRNEPYQALGNEVPGAIPFLCDAGVCMSRHGSGAVIAHAADAKAARGACAIASIIVIDDATAKNICPGQPVEIITKRDLAAHGSAAILLSATDPPVVTFAIGNHYRPWHTQRRFSREARGNPPYQRKMRSKPEGEAENAEAD from the coding sequence GTGGCCCGAGAGACGGCGGAAGCAGCCATTTCCGAGACGCAGGAGCGGGCGTTTTTTGCGCCCGACGGTTTCCCTGTCCCTGCCGCACCTACCACGACCAGACCCGAGCCGGCGGCGCTGGAGACGGCTGCGACAGCGCATGCACAAGGCGGTGGCCGGCTGGATGTTGTGCCATCGGCTATGTCCTCAGTCTGGCGTATCGTTCCAGCACTGAAAACAGATCTGGTGCTGGAGGAGGAGAGGGGCACTTTCTTCCTGTTCATCCCCGTGTTCCTGGCGGTTGGGGTGATCGCCTATTTTACAGCGGTTGGAGAGCCTGAGTTTTATGCACTGTGGAGCAGCGTGCTTGCGCTTGCCGCACTGGCTCTGGTGGCTGGCGGGCAGCCAATACTACGCCTTGCGCTTACTATCGCGCTGATCGTGCTTCTGGGCGTGCTGGCGGCCAAGCTGGAGGTATGGCGTACCGGCACCAAAATTATCGGCTCGGACATCACGACACGGGTCATGGGCCATGTGGTGTTGGTAGAACCGCAGCCAAGCGGCAGGGTCCGGCTGACCATCGATGTGGCCGCGACCGAGCGACCAACCCTGCGCTATGCGCCCGACCGGATCAGGGTCACCGCGCGCGCTATGCCCGAAGGGCTGCAGGCCGGATCGGCGGTGGCAGGCGTGGTTCGTCTGCTGCCGCCCACCGGACCGGTGCGACCGGGCAGCTATGACTTTTCGTTTCAGAGCTATTTTTCTGGCATCGGCGCGAGCGGGTTTTTTCTCATCGGGCCCGAGTTGGATGTCCGTGCGCTTAAACAAGCGGGGTGGCGCACGAACGCACTGACCTTTGTGGAAAACACCCGCAAAGGGCTTGCGGCACGGATCGCCGATGGCATTGGCGGCGTGGAGGGACAGATTGCGGCGGCGCTGGTTGTGGGTGTGCGGAGCGGCATTCCCGAACCGGTCAACGAAGCCATGCGGCGCACCGGATTGGCGCATATTCTATCTATTTCGGGTCTGCACATGGCGCTGGTAGCGGCAACTGTGATGGGATTGCTGCGCGGCATCTTCGCGCTTTTCCCGGGCTTTGCATCGCGCTATCCGGTGAAGAAATTTGCAGCCGGCGCCGCACTCGTGGCGATTTCGGCCTATCTGTTCGTCTCGGGTGCTGCAGTGGCCGCCGAGCGCAGCTACATCATGCTGGCCGTCATGTTGACGGCACTTCTGTTTGACCGCGCGGCACTGACGATGCGCAATCTGGCCATTGCTGCACTATTCGTGGTGGCTCGTTCGCCGCATGAGGTGATGGGCCCAAGCTTCCAGATGTCTTTCGCGGCAACCGCGGCGCTGATTGGCGGCTACGCTGCCTGGTCGGGGCGTCAACGAACGCCAACCCATTCAGCCATTGATACAGCTCATCTCCCGCTCCCCTACAGGATGGCCCGCAAGGCGCTATTTTATGCTGGTGGGTTAGCGCTGACGTCGCTGATCGCCGGAACAGCGACGACGCTTTTCGGCATCTATCACTTCCAGCGGATATCGCCGCTTAGCCTGGCTGCCAATCTGGCGGCAATGCCAGTGGTTTCAGCTATTGTCATGCCTTCGGCCGTAATCGGGATGGTGGCGATGCCATTCGGTCTTGATGGCTATGTGTTTGCTGTGATGGGGAAGGGGCTGTCGGCCATGCTGGCGATCGCAAACTGGTTTTCAGAACGCTCGCCCATCGATGCGGTGGGGCTCATTCCGGCAGGTTCGGTTGCAGTAATGACCGTGGCGCTCGTGCTGGCGACGCTTTCGTCGACACGGTTGAGGCTGACGGCACTGCCCTTTCTGGCAGTCGGTCTTTTCATGGCGAGCAGCCGACAACTTCCCGATGTGCTGATTTCCGAGGATGCGCGGCTTGTCGGCGTCCGGCTTGGCGACGGCGAACTGGCGGTGAACCGCAATCGCCCGAGTGCCTTCGCGATGGAGAACTGGCAGCGCGCGCTGGATACGCCCGACATTACACGACCGCGCAACGAGCCATATCAGGCCCTCGGAAACGAGGTTCCCGGCGCCATCCCGTTCCTTTGTGATGCGGGCGTGTGCATGTCGCGCCATGGCAGCGGGGCGGTGATCGCGCATGCTGCGGACGCCAAAGCGGCGCGCGGCGCATGCGCCATCGCCTCGATCATCGTGATCGACGACGCGACGGCCAAAAATATCTGTCCGGGCCAGCCTGTCGAGATCATCACCAAACGTGACCTTGCCGCGCATGGCAGTGCCGCCATTCTATTGAGCGCCACCGACCCGCCGGTCGTCACCTTTGCGATCGGAAATCACTATCGCCCATGGCACACGCAACGCCGTTTCTCACGCGAGGCACGCGGTAATCCGCCCTATCAGCGCAAGATGCGCAGCAAACCCGAAGGCGAGGCGGAAAATGCCGAGGCTGATTAA
- a CDS encoding ABC transporter permease, producing the protein MNPRTRRALEFVLDNLVWFMLLFVLVVFSLFVPNYFQLGIFANIVEASSVLGVMSIGLALVIITGHMDLSVESVAALSAMTVGILFCSSGIGMGVVLYPQWLMVPASLVLALAVGGLIGAFNGYLVVKMKMSAFIITLASYIWVRGLVLVISGGRSAQDLAPSIRWFGIQRLMGIPLTAWIAISSFIAFSLILAKTPFGRHLTMIGGNETATFRAGIKVNRNLILAFVLAGAIAGMAGWLLVIRTSGATANLGIGLLFNAFAAVVIGGVSLKGGVGTLPGVYAGVLLLSSINTAINLMGLPANFTQVIHGLLVLAAVLLDAFKQSIRQRLA; encoded by the coding sequence ATGAACCCCCGCACCCGCCGCGCCCTTGAGTTTGTTCTCGATAACCTCGTCTGGTTCATGCTGCTGTTTGTGCTGGTGGTGTTTTCGCTTTTTGTGCCGAACTATTTTCAGCTGGGCATTTTCGCCAATATTGTTGAGGCCTCAAGCGTGCTCGGTGTCATGTCGATCGGGCTGGCGCTCGTTATCATCACCGGCCATATGGACCTGTCGGTGGAATCTGTGGCGGCGCTGAGCGCCATGACCGTTGGTATTCTATTCTGCTCATCCGGTATTGGCATGGGTGTCGTTTTGTACCCACAATGGCTGATGGTGCCGGCATCACTGGTACTGGCGTTGGCGGTGGGCGGATTGATCGGGGCCTTCAACGGCTATCTGGTCGTCAAGATGAAGATGAGCGCCTTTATCATCACGCTGGCATCCTACATCTGGGTGCGCGGGCTGGTGCTGGTAATCTCCGGTGGGCGATCAGCCCAGGATCTGGCGCCTTCCATCCGGTGGTTCGGTATCCAGCGTTTGATGGGAATTCCGCTCACGGCCTGGATTGCCATTTCCAGTTTCATCGCATTTTCTCTTATTCTGGCGAAGACGCCTTTCGGTCGCCACCTGACCATGATCGGCGGCAATGAGACGGCAACCTTTCGCGCCGGCATCAAGGTCAATCGGAACCTCATTCTTGCCTTTGTTTTGGCTGGCGCGATAGCCGGCATGGCGGGCTGGCTGCTGGTGATCCGCACCTCGGGGGCGACGGCCAACCTTGGCATCGGCCTGCTGTTCAACGCGTTTGCCGCGGTCGTCATCGGTGGCGTCAGCCTGAAGGGCGGCGTGGGCACGCTGCCGGGTGTCTATGCCGGTGTTCTGTTGCTATCCTCCATCAACACGGCGATCAACCTGATGGGGCTTCCGGCCAATTTTACGCAGGTTATCCATGGCCTGCTGGTTCTGGCTGCCGTCCTGCTTGACGCGTTCAAGCAGAGCATCCGCCAGAGGCTCGCATGA
- the gltA gene encoding citrate synthase: MTEAAKKMDSDAPATASLEFAGKSHDFKVRQGTVGPDVIDIASLYRETGAFTYDPGFTSTASCESEITFIDGDEGILLHRGYPIDQLAEHGDFLEVCYLLLYGELPTKAQKEDFDYRVTRHTMVHEQMTRFFTGFRRDAHPMAVMCGVVGAMSAFYHDSTDISDPHQRMVASIRMIAKMPTIASMAFKYHIGQPFIYPKNELNFAANFLHMCFAVPCDDYKVNPVLARAMERIFILHADHEQNASTSTVRLAGSSGANPFACIAAGIACLWGPAHGGANEAALNMLTEIGTVDRIPEFIARAKDKNDPFRLMGFGHRVYKNYDPRAKIMQKTCHEVLGELGIKDDPMLDIAMELEKIALTDEYFIEKKLYPNVDFYSGITLKALGFPTTMFTVLFAVARTVGWIAQWKEMIEDPLQKIGRPRQLYTGAPERDYVAIAKR, from the coding sequence ATGACCGAAGCCGCGAAAAAGATGGACTCCGACGCTCCGGCAACGGCATCGCTCGAATTTGCTGGCAAATCGCACGATTTCAAGGTCCGGCAGGGTACCGTTGGCCCGGATGTGATCGACATCGCTTCGCTTTACCGCGAAACCGGTGCATTCACCTATGATCCGGGCTTTACGTCGACGGCATCGTGCGAATCCGAGATCACTTTTATTGATGGTGATGAGGGCATCTTGCTGCATCGCGGCTACCCTATTGACCAGTTGGCCGAGCACGGCGATTTCCTCGAGGTCTGCTATCTGCTGCTTTATGGCGAACTGCCCACCAAAGCCCAGAAAGAAGATTTTGATTACCGCGTAACGCGTCACACCATGGTTCATGAACAGATGACGCGCTTCTTCACCGGCTTCCGCCGCGATGCGCATCCTATGGCTGTGATGTGCGGTGTTGTTGGAGCGATGTCCGCCTTCTATCACGATTCAACCGACATTTCGGACCCGCATCAGCGTATGGTCGCGTCAATCCGCATGATCGCCAAAATGCCGACCATCGCCTCGATGGCGTTCAAATATCATATCGGCCAGCCCTTCATTTACCCCAAGAACGAGCTGAATTTCGCCGCCAACTTCCTGCACATGTGCTTTGCCGTGCCGTGCGACGATTATAAGGTGAACCCGGTTCTGGCGCGCGCGATGGAACGCATTTTCATCCTGCATGCTGATCATGAGCAGAATGCCTCCACCTCCACTGTGCGGTTGGCCGGATCGTCGGGCGCCAACCCGTTTGCCTGCATCGCAGCGGGAATTGCCTGCCTTTGGGGTCCTGCCCATGGTGGCGCGAACGAGGCCGCTCTCAACATGCTGACCGAAATCGGCACGGTTGACCGCATTCCCGAATTCATTGCCCGCGCCAAGGACAAAAACGATCCGTTCCGCTTGATGGGCTTTGGCCACCGCGTCTACAAGAACTACGATCCGCGCGCAAAAATCATGCAGAAGACCTGCCATGAGGTGCTTGGAGAACTCGGAATCAAAGACGATCCGATGCTCGATATCGCCATGGAGCTGGAGAAGATCGCGCTCACGGACGAATATTTCATCGAGAAAAAACTCTACCCGAACGTCGACTTCTATTCCGGCATCACGTTGAAGGCCCTCGGCTTCCCCACGACCATGTTCACCGTATTGTTTGCGGTCGCGCGCACCGTCGGCTGGATCGCCCAGTGGAAAGAGATGATCGAGGATCCACTTCAGAAGATCGGCCGCCCGCGCCAGCTCTACACCGGCGCTCCAGAGCGTGACTACGTGGCCATCGCCAAGCGCTAG
- a CDS encoding SDR family oxidoreductase — MSDRLHNKVALIIGAARGIGKGIAQRFAEEGARLVLADTEMDAGMAAAEECGAAFIQTDISEMADAEAAVALALQRYGHLDILVQNAGIYPWQLIENTSSDDWDRVMAVNLRGTFHAARAALVPMKAQGSGRMLFTSSITGPHVTSPGHGHYSASKAGINGFIRAAALEFSGYGITVNGVEPGNILTEAIELHRGAAFIKNMEDAIPLGRLGSPRDIANAFLFLASDDASYITGTTIVVDGGQLLPEGKDFRLLPP, encoded by the coding sequence ATGAGTGACCGTCTGCACAACAAGGTGGCGCTGATCATCGGCGCCGCCCGAGGCATAGGCAAAGGTATAGCGCAGCGCTTTGCCGAGGAAGGCGCCAGACTGGTTCTGGCTGATACGGAAATGGACGCAGGCATGGCTGCCGCAGAAGAGTGCGGTGCAGCATTCATCCAAACCGACATTTCCGAAATGGCTGATGCGGAGGCAGCAGTTGCCTTGGCACTGCAGCGCTACGGTCACCTCGACATTCTTGTCCAGAATGCCGGGATTTATCCCTGGCAGCTGATTGAAAACACGAGCTCCGATGACTGGGACCGCGTCATGGCGGTCAATCTGCGTGGTACTTTCCATGCAGCGCGCGCAGCACTCGTGCCGATGAAGGCGCAGGGCAGCGGGCGCATGCTATTCACTTCCTCGATAACAGGGCCGCATGTGACCAGTCCCGGTCACGGGCATTATTCCGCCAGCAAGGCTGGCATCAATGGCTTTATCCGGGCTGCTGCGCTGGAGTTTTCAGGCTATGGCATCACCGTGAATGGGGTCGAGCCGGGCAATATTTTGACCGAGGCGATCGAGCTTCATCGGGGTGCAGCTTTTATCAAGAACATGGAGGATGCCATCCCGCTTGGGCGGCTTGGCAGTCCGCGCGATATTGCCAACGCCTTCCTGTTTCTGGCGTCGGACGACGCAAGCTATATCACCGGCACAACCATTGTTGTGGATGGCGGCCAGTTGCTGCCCGAAGGCAAGGATTTCAGGCTGCTGCCACCATGA
- a CDS encoding sugar ABC transporter substrate-binding protein, whose translation MRRILLSVFGVLALAFALLTPAFAQTKGVVYYMVPTLLDEFQTGSVSALELFLKQVGYEMKTLNADNKTDVQQSQMNDVIALKPGAIILAAVDFNALKPSIEAARAAGIPVVEFDRQITSTKSDLTSVAGTIEIGYVAAEQAEKLLSARNGSVKGKILQVLGDPGDPYTLDIQKGFEEKMAEFPEVKIISVPAMQWEASNAGTIVADQMLANPDIDLIFGHAAHLSVAAVASLESAGKKPGDVMLMSSNGAPVGLDLIRKGWLNVEVEQPLYAQAAAVAMFMDKIVNKQEIKPGEYDVIGLKGVVTNEEWGPNIKVPGAAIDKSNVDDPKFWGNLKPPTDTVKSAE comes from the coding sequence ATGAGGAGAATACTTCTTTCTGTCTTCGGTGTTTTGGCACTGGCCTTTGCCTTGCTCACGCCGGCATTCGCGCAGACCAAGGGCGTCGTCTACTACATGGTTCCGACCCTGCTCGACGAGTTTCAGACCGGCTCGGTGAGCGCATTGGAACTCTTTCTGAAGCAGGTTGGCTATGAGATGAAAACGCTGAACGCCGACAACAAAACCGACGTGCAGCAAAGCCAGATGAACGACGTGATCGCGCTCAAACCCGGCGCAATCATTCTGGCAGCGGTGGATTTCAATGCGCTGAAGCCTTCCATTGAGGCAGCACGTGCGGCGGGTATCCCGGTGGTCGAATTTGACCGTCAGATCACCTCGACAAAATCCGACCTCACTTCGGTGGCCGGCACCATCGAAATCGGCTACGTGGCGGCAGAACAAGCTGAAAAGCTGTTGTCTGCCAGAAACGGCTCCGTGAAAGGCAAGATCCTGCAGGTTCTGGGCGATCCGGGCGATCCGTATACGCTCGATATCCAGAAGGGTTTTGAGGAGAAGATGGCGGAATTTCCGGAAGTCAAAATCATCTCCGTTCCAGCCATGCAGTGGGAAGCCAGCAATGCCGGCACAATCGTTGCCGACCAGATGCTGGCCAACCCCGACATCGACCTGATCTTCGGCCATGCGGCTCACCTTTCGGTAGCTGCAGTTGCCTCTCTGGAATCGGCTGGCAAGAAGCCGGGCGACGTGATGCTGATGAGCTCTAACGGTGCACCCGTTGGTCTCGATCTCATCCGCAAGGGCTGGTTGAATGTCGAGGTGGAGCAGCCGCTCTACGCCCAGGCAGCAGCAGTTGCCATGTTCATGGACAAGATCGTCAACAAGCAGGAAATCAAACCTGGCGAGTATGACGTGATTGGTCTGAAAGGCGTGGTGACCAACGAAGAATGGGGACCGAACATCAAGGTTCCCGGTGCTGCCATTGATAAATCCAACGTCGATGATCCAAAATTCTGGGGCAATCTCAAGCCTCCGACCGACACGGTAAAATCGGCTGAATGA
- the gltX gene encoding glutamate--tRNA ligase: protein MSDTKTPVVTRFAPSPTGYLHIGGARTALFNWLYSQHTSGKMLLRIEDTDRERSSDAATAAILEGLSWLGLTWDGAPISQYERAARHRDVAEELVRMGKAYYCYASPEELTTMRETARAEGRPPRYDGRWRDRDPSEAPADVKGAIRIKAPQDGETVVRDRVQGDVRFPNKDLDDFIILRSDGNPTYMHAVVVDDHDMGVTHIIRGDDHLTNAARQIVIYDAMAWDVPVMSHIPLIHGADGAKLSKRHGALGVEAYRAMGYLPAALINYLARLGWSHGDDEVMSLDDMVRWFEIEDVNKGAARFDFKKLEALNGVHMRQMEPGALLERLVETLPYLEGGPAMADALTPERKAQLLAAMPGLKERAKTLNELVEGAGFLFATRPLALDDKATGLLDAPAKEILKGAKAALEKVGGDWSAASTEAAIREFATESDIKLGAVAQPLRAALTGRGTSPGVFDVLAVLGQQESLERIGDQIG, encoded by the coding sequence ATGTCTGACACTAAAACGCCCGTCGTCACCCGTTTTGCTCCTTCGCCGACCGGCTATCTTCACATTGGCGGCGCGCGCACTGCGCTGTTCAACTGGCTTTATTCCCAGCACACCAGCGGCAAAATGCTGCTGCGTATTGAAGACACGGACCGGGAACGCTCAAGCGACGCAGCCACCGCCGCTATCCTTGAAGGCCTCTCATGGCTTGGCCTGACTTGGGATGGTGCGCCGATCTCGCAATATGAACGCGCCGCGCGTCACCGCGACGTGGCCGAGGAACTTGTGCGCATGGGTAAGGCCTATTATTGCTATGCCTCGCCCGAAGAACTGACCACCATGCGCGAGACAGCGCGTGCAGAAGGCCGACCGCCGCGCTATGACGGCCGCTGGCGTGACCGTGATCCTTCAGAAGCGCCAGCCGACGTCAAAGGCGCCATCCGGATAAAGGCCCCTCAGGACGGCGAGACCGTGGTGCGTGACAGGGTCCAGGGCGATGTTCGTTTTCCAAACAAGGATCTCGACGATTTCATCATTTTGCGCTCGGACGGCAACCCGACCTACATGCATGCCGTCGTAGTTGACGACCATGATATGGGCGTCACACACATCATCCGCGGCGACGACCATTTGACAAACGCTGCTCGCCAGATCGTTATCTATGATGCGATGGCCTGGGACGTGCCGGTGATGTCGCATATCCCGCTGATCCACGGTGCCGATGGTGCAAAACTGTCGAAGCGTCACGGCGCGCTTGGCGTCGAAGCCTATCGCGCCATGGGCTATCTGCCGGCGGCGCTGATCAACTACCTCGCCCGTCTCGGCTGGAGCCATGGCGATGACGAGGTGATGAGCCTGGACGACATGGTGCGCTGGTTCGAGATCGAGGACGTCAACAAGGGCGCTGCCCGCTTCGATTTCAAAAAGCTGGAAGCGCTGAACGGCGTCCACATGCGCCAGATGGAGCCGGGCGCGCTGCTTGAAAGGCTGGTGGAGACACTGCCCTACCTCGAAGGTGGGCCTGCCATGGCCGATGCATTGACGCCCGAACGGAAGGCGCAGCTTCTGGCCGCTATGCCGGGATTGAAAGAGCGTGCCAAGACGCTGAACGAACTGGTCGAGGGCGCTGGCTTCCTGTTTGCCACCCGTCCACTGGCGCTGGACGATAAGGCGACAGGCCTGCTCGATGCACCCGCCAAGGAAATCCTCAAAGGCGCCAAGGCTGCTCTGGAAAAAGTCGGCGGCGACTGGTCGGCGGCCTCCACAGAAGCTGCCATTCGTGAATTCGCAACAGAATCGGACATCAAGCTTGGCGCGGTGGCCCAGCCTCTGCGCGCCGCACTCACCGGTCGCGGCACGTCACCTGGCGTGTTTGACGTGCTTGCCGTGCTTGGCCAGCAAGAAAGCCTGGAACGCATTGGTGATCAAATCGGTTAA
- a CDS encoding GNAT family N-acetyltransferase, translated as MIVDLGDGYVLRQASAADDAALKMICLKTGDAGADASAREDAPDLLGLIYTVPYRHFEPELAFIIEGPVGPAGYLLGARNSVAFNLRLANDWYPGMRLAHTDPGNKLSLWEGSDWARHWIHHPDLAVPEVLATRYPSHGHIDLLPQARGRGIGRRAMRFLEERLGEGGSPGLYLEVAPENSSALRFYETLGYVQLQGADVPRRCIFMVKTLAR; from the coding sequence ATGATTGTCGATTTGGGCGACGGCTATGTGCTGAGGCAGGCGAGCGCGGCAGATGATGCGGCGCTGAAAATGATCTGCCTCAAAACCGGGGACGCCGGTGCCGATGCCTCCGCAAGGGAGGATGCTCCCGACCTTCTCGGCCTTATCTACACCGTTCCCTACCGGCATTTTGAACCGGAACTGGCTTTTATCATTGAAGGTCCGGTCGGTCCGGCGGGGTATCTGCTCGGGGCGCGGAATTCGGTTGCCTTCAATCTGCGGCTTGCAAACGACTGGTATCCGGGCATGAGGCTGGCGCATACCGATCCGGGCAATAAGCTATCTCTCTGGGAGGGTAGTGATTGGGCACGGCATTGGATACATCACCCGGATTTGGCAGTGCCTGAAGTGCTGGCTACGCGATACCCGTCACATGGCCATATCGATCTCCTGCCGCAGGCGCGGGGCCGGGGGATCGGGCGTCGTGCGATGCGATTTCTGGAGGAGCGCCTGGGGGAAGGCGGGTCGCCTGGGCTTTATCTGGAAGTCGCGCCGGAAAATTCTTCGGCGTTACGCTTTTATGAAACGCTTGGCTATGTGCAATTGCAGGGCGCGGATGTGCCGCGCCGCTGCATATTCATGGTAAAGACGCTGGCCCGTTAG
- the lexA gene encoding transcriptional repressor LexA: MLTRKQHELLMFIHERMKEAGIPPSFDEMKDALDLASKSGIHRLITALEERGFIRRLPNRARALEVLRLPDSMSPGLAPTQRGFSPSVIEGSLGKRSEPMRKPAASNDDDANAAVSIPVMGRIAAGVPIDAIQHKTHSIMVPPEMISGGDHYALEVRGDSMIDAGIFDGDTVIIRDANTANPGDIIVALVDEEEATLKRFRRKGASIALEAANPAYETRIFGPDRVKVQGRLVGLIRRY; encoded by the coding sequence ATGCTCACGCGCAAACAACATGAACTGTTGATGTTCATCCATGAGCGCATGAAAGAAGCAGGCATTCCCCCCTCTTTTGACGAGATGAAGGATGCGCTCGATCTCGCTTCCAAGTCGGGCATACATCGGCTGATCACAGCGTTGGAAGAGCGTGGCTTCATTCGGCGCCTGCCCAATCGGGCGCGTGCCCTGGAGGTGCTGCGCCTGCCTGATTCCATGTCGCCGGGTCTCGCTCCCACCCAGCGCGGATTTTCGCCGAGCGTCATCGAGGGCAGCCTTGGAAAGCGCAGTGAACCGATGCGCAAGCCTGCTGCCAGCAATGATGACGACGCCAATGCCGCAGTATCGATTCCTGTCATGGGCCGCATCGCTGCTGGTGTTCCCATCGACGCCATTCAACACAAGACGCATTCGATTATGGTTCCACCCGAAATGATCTCCGGTGGCGATCATTATGCTTTGGAAGTGCGCGGCGATTCGATGATCGATGCTGGCATTTTCGATGGCGACACGGTCATCATCCGCGATGCCAACACAGCCAATCCGGGCGACATCATTGTCGCGTTGGTTGACGAAGAGGAAGCGACGCTGAAGCGCTTCCGCCGCAAGGGTGCGTCGATTGCGCTGGAAGCAGCCAACCCCGCCTATGAGACACGCATCTTTGGTCCCGACCGGGTCAAGGTCCAGGGTCGCCTTGTCGGCCTCATCCGACGTTATTAG